A DNA window from Nitrospira sp. contains the following coding sequences:
- a CDS encoding hypothetical protein (Evidence 4 : Unknown function but conserved in other organisms; MaGe:77310561) — MSSDDISVEMIKECLERSGYLFESKLVRSLTEQGYFVEPNQVIRDPRTGKSREIDLIAEYFDYKAERKGVSVRTLFVVEAKNNKFPFILTTERPNSPGADFESYIKYVCTPGANPFIDQLDLYEEKGANWDNLYSQYCGLTRKGNSGELMASHSEDMYGSLLKLSEYIENDINLWRSRDEDRYWRLVFWQPMLVLSGSLLAVHVTGSGETELQQISMGRLEFHWHVDDQLRTTVIEVLTEQCFFERLRVIREKDDELEGMLHEVYQQHRNPGAV; from the coding sequence TTGAGCTCGGATGATATTTCGGTAGAAATGATCAAGGAGTGTCTTGAGAGGTCAGGTTATTTGTTTGAGTCAAAGCTCGTTCGTTCGCTTACTGAGCAGGGCTATTTCGTTGAGCCCAATCAAGTAATACGAGATCCTCGCACAGGAAAATCTAGAGAGATCGATTTGATTGCCGAGTACTTTGACTATAAGGCTGAGCGAAAAGGTGTTAGTGTTCGGACGCTTTTTGTTGTTGAGGCTAAGAATAATAAGTTTCCGTTTATCCTTACTACAGAAAGGCCAAACTCTCCAGGTGCTGACTTTGAAAGCTACATTAAGTATGTCTGTACTCCCGGTGCCAACCCTTTCATCGACCAGCTCGATCTATATGAAGAAAAAGGTGCTAATTGGGACAATCTCTATTCCCAGTATTGCGGTCTAACACGAAAAGGTAATAGTGGGGAGCTCATGGCATCTCATTCTGAGGACATGTATGGCTCTTTGCTAAAGCTTTCAGAATATATAGAGAATGATATTAATCTGTGGCGTTCTCGGGACGAGGATCGCTATTGGCGCTTGGTTTTTTGGCAACCAATGCTTGTTTTGAGCGGTAGCCTTTTAGCTGTGCATGTGACAGGAAGCGGAGAAACTGAACTTCAGCAGATTTCAATGGGGCGTCTAGAGTTTCATTGGCATGTTGATGATCAATTGAGGACCACGGTGATTGAGGTTTTAACGGAGCAGTGTTTCTTTGAGCGACTGAGGGTAATTAGGGAAAAAGATGATGAGTTAGAGGGCATGCTACACGAAGTTTATCAACAGCACAGAAACCCTGGCGCAGTGTGA
- a CDS encoding Riboflavin synthase (MaGe:77310560), with amino-acid sequence MFTGIVEEMGAVISVEKTLAGTRMTLLASAVMSDLKIGDSVSVNGICLTAVSRHESSFAVEVSPETLSVTTLGLLTAGTPVNLERAMKLSERIGGHLVAGHVDGVGTIRSRQQDGNAVVFTIEAPQDILKYCVVKGSITVDGISLTINDVTNHGFSIAIIPHTAKVTTLGLKQVNDSVNLESDLIGKYVERLLQERGQVSPKPAPVIDKDYLQKRGLI; translated from the coding sequence ATGTTCACCGGTATTGTCGAAGAAATGGGCGCAGTGATTTCGGTGGAAAAGACGCTGGCTGGGACGAGGATGACGCTGCTCGCTTCTGCCGTGATGAGCGATCTTAAGATCGGCGACAGTGTGAGTGTGAACGGGATTTGTCTGACAGCTGTCTCCAGGCACGAGAGCAGCTTTGCGGTGGAAGTGTCTCCGGAAACGCTTTCGGTGACCACGCTGGGATTACTGACGGCAGGCACGCCGGTCAATCTCGAACGGGCCATGAAGCTGAGCGAACGCATCGGCGGGCATCTAGTCGCAGGACATGTCGATGGCGTCGGCACGATCCGCAGTCGGCAGCAAGATGGGAATGCCGTGGTCTTCACGATTGAAGCGCCTCAGGACATTCTCAAGTACTGCGTCGTGAAGGGTTCGATCACCGTCGATGGCATCAGCCTCACAATCAACGACGTGACCAATCACGGCTTCTCCATCGCCATCATTCCGCATACCGCCAAAGTGACGACGTTAGGCCTGAAACAGGTCAACGATTCCGTCAATCTTGAATCAGACCTCATCGGCAAATACGTCGAACGCCTCCTCCAAGAGCGGGGGCAGGTCTCACCAAAGCCGGCTCCGGTGATTGATAAGGACTATCTCCAGAAGCGGGGATTGATTTGA
- a CDS encoding Pyruvate, phosphate dikinase (MaGe:77310555), translated as MAKKYVYYFGDGKAEGTSNMKELLGGKGAGLAEMTNLGISVPPGFTITTEACVEYYKLGKKYPPGMWDTALAALKRVERSMGMGFGDPERPLLVSVRSGARASMPGMMDTVLNVGLTLKTVEGLAAKTKNERFAQDSYRRFITMFGSIVMGVPREHFEAILNHKKEEMGVKHETQLDASALRDLVERFKSLVREETGKEFPDNPNDQLKLAIDAVFSSWNGARAITYRRLNGIPDHWGTAINVVAMVFGNMGDTSGTGVAFTRDPNTGERKFFGECLMNAQGEDVVAGIRTPLPVTELGRTVPPAYKELEHTYKRLEKHYRDMLDLEFTIQEGKLYMLQTRVGKRTGISAVRIAVEMVKEGLISKREAVQRVGPDQLAQYLYPIFDTQAEAGSTPLGKGLPAGPGAAAGKIALTPDRAVEMKAAGERVVLVRDETSPDDIHGMNAATGFVTARGGMTSHAAVVARQMGKVCVAGCEAVEVIDNQTVRIGSKVFREGDYLSVNGSTGNVYDGDIPVMESEIIQVVQGKLDAAQSQKYQLFSTILSWADSVRTMKVRANADVPDQAKIARGFGAEGIGLCRTEHMFFAEDRISIMQKMILARTTEDREKYLEQLLPLQKQDFIGLYREMEGFPVTIRLLDPPLHEFLPKREELMVEIAQLELTGADAAKLEEQRRLLARVEELHEFNPMLGLRGCRLGITMPEITRMQARAIIEAACELAKEGKKIVPEIMIPLVGMVAEMKSQKDLIREVAQETMKRYNVKLSYLVGTMIELPRAAVTAERIAEEAEFFSFGTNDLTQTTFGFSRDDAAKFIDFYKTAKIMDADPFATLDREGVGSLMKTAIVGGRQARPGIKLGICGEHGGDPSSVEFCHQLGLDYVSCSPFRVAIARLAAAQAAIAESDAKSAGKKSAPAKAKAPKAVKTMKAAKPARRVKKAARSTKAAKVVKASRRPAATTRKKR; from the coding sequence GTGGCAAAGAAATACGTGTACTACTTCGGAGATGGCAAGGCGGAAGGTACGTCCAACATGAAAGAGCTGTTGGGCGGCAAAGGCGCCGGCCTGGCGGAGATGACCAATTTGGGCATTTCCGTGCCCCCCGGATTCACCATTACGACAGAAGCCTGCGTGGAATATTACAAGCTGGGGAAGAAGTATCCGCCGGGGATGTGGGATACGGCCCTCGCGGCGTTGAAGCGCGTTGAGCGGTCGATGGGCATGGGATTTGGCGATCCGGAGCGGCCCTTGCTGGTCTCCGTGCGTTCCGGCGCGCGCGCGTCGATGCCGGGCATGATGGACACCGTGCTGAACGTCGGCCTCACGCTCAAGACGGTCGAAGGGCTGGCGGCCAAGACGAAGAACGAACGGTTTGCGCAGGACAGCTATCGCCGGTTCATCACGATGTTCGGCAGTATCGTCATGGGCGTGCCGCGCGAGCATTTCGAAGCGATCCTGAATCACAAAAAAGAAGAAATGGGCGTGAAGCACGAGACGCAGCTCGATGCCAGCGCGCTGCGCGATCTCGTGGAGCGATTCAAGTCGCTGGTCAGGGAAGAGACGGGCAAAGAGTTTCCCGATAATCCCAACGATCAGCTGAAGCTGGCGATCGATGCGGTGTTTTCCTCCTGGAATGGCGCGCGCGCCATTACCTACCGCCGGCTGAACGGCATTCCCGATCATTGGGGCACGGCGATCAACGTCGTGGCCATGGTCTTCGGGAACATGGGCGACACGAGCGGCACCGGTGTCGCGTTTACCCGCGATCCCAATACCGGCGAACGAAAATTCTTCGGCGAGTGCTTGATGAACGCGCAAGGCGAAGATGTCGTGGCTGGAATCAGAACGCCGCTGCCGGTGACGGAACTCGGCCGGACCGTGCCTCCCGCCTATAAAGAATTGGAACATACCTACAAGCGCTTAGAGAAGCATTACCGCGACATGCTCGACCTGGAGTTTACGATCCAGGAAGGCAAGCTCTATATGTTGCAGACCCGCGTCGGGAAACGCACCGGCATTTCCGCCGTGCGGATCGCCGTCGAGATGGTCAAGGAAGGCTTGATCTCCAAGCGCGAAGCGGTGCAGCGGGTCGGGCCGGATCAACTCGCGCAATATCTCTATCCGATCTTCGATACGCAAGCGGAAGCGGGTTCAACGCCGTTGGGCAAGGGATTGCCGGCCGGGCCTGGCGCGGCGGCGGGCAAGATCGCGCTGACGCCTGATCGCGCCGTCGAGATGAAGGCGGCCGGAGAGCGGGTCGTACTGGTCCGCGATGAAACCAGCCCCGACGATATTCATGGCATGAACGCGGCGACCGGCTTCGTGACGGCGCGTGGCGGGATGACCTCGCATGCGGCGGTGGTGGCGCGGCAGATGGGCAAAGTCTGCGTCGCTGGTTGCGAAGCCGTCGAAGTCATCGACAATCAAACGGTGCGGATCGGCTCGAAAGTATTCCGGGAAGGCGACTATCTGTCCGTGAACGGCTCCACGGGCAATGTTTACGACGGGGATATTCCCGTCATGGAGTCCGAGATCATTCAGGTGGTGCAGGGCAAGCTGGATGCGGCGCAGTCGCAGAAGTATCAGTTGTTCTCGACCATCCTCTCCTGGGCGGACAGTGTGCGGACCATGAAGGTGCGGGCGAATGCCGATGTGCCGGACCAAGCCAAGATCGCCCGTGGCTTCGGCGCCGAGGGAATTGGGCTTTGCCGCACGGAACACATGTTCTTTGCGGAAGACCGCATTTCGATCATGCAGAAGATGATTTTGGCGAGGACCACGGAAGATCGGGAAAAGTATCTGGAGCAGTTACTGCCGTTGCAGAAGCAGGACTTCATCGGGCTCTATCGCGAGATGGAGGGTTTCCCGGTCACGATTCGATTGCTCGATCCGCCGTTGCATGAATTCTTGCCGAAGCGCGAAGAACTGATGGTGGAAATCGCTCAGTTGGAGTTGACCGGTGCGGACGCCGCGAAGTTGGAGGAGCAGCGCCGGTTGCTCGCCCGCGTCGAGGAATTGCACGAGTTCAATCCGATGCTGGGGTTGCGTGGCTGCCGGTTGGGCATCACGATGCCGGAGATCACCCGCATGCAGGCGCGCGCCATTATCGAGGCGGCCTGCGAACTGGCGAAGGAAGGCAAGAAGATCGTTCCGGAGATCATGATTCCGCTGGTCGGCATGGTGGCGGAAATGAAATCGCAGAAGGATCTTATCCGCGAAGTCGCGCAAGAGACGATGAAGCGCTACAACGTGAAGCTGTCGTATCTCGTCGGCACCATGATCGAATTGCCTCGCGCCGCGGTAACCGCCGAACGGATTGCGGAAGAGGCCGAGTTCTTCTCCTTCGGAACGAACGATTTGACTCAGACAACATTTGGATTCTCCCGCGACGACGCCGCGAAGTTCATCGATTTTTATAAGACCGCGAAAATCATGGACGCGGATCCGTTTGCCACGCTCGACCGCGAAGGCGTGGGGTCCTTGATGAAGACGGCGATCGTCGGTGGACGCCAGGCGCGGCCTGGGATCAAGCTGGGCATCTGCGGCGAACATGGCGGCGATCCGAGTTCCGTCGAGTTCTGCCATCAACTTGGGTTGGACTATGTGAGCTGCTCGCCATTCCGTGTGGCGATTGCACGGCTGGCAGCGGCTCAGGCCGCCATTGCCGAAAGCGATGCGAAATCCGCGGGGAAGAAATCCGCTCCGGCGAAAGCGAAGGCGCCGAAGGCTGTGAAGACTATGAAAGCAGCGAAGCCTGCGCGCCGTGTGAAGAAGGCGGCCCGGTCGACGAAGGCCGCCAAGGTCGTCAAGGCCTCGCGCCGGCCGGCCGCAACCACCCGCAAGAAACGGTGA
- a CDS encoding hypothetical protein (Evidence 4 : Unknown function but conserved in other organisms; MaGe:77310562), translated as MTLVRLVFPTVMVLLFGTPWSVDAFDSTRVCGLLTPQELKTVGITLTTQGLMPTDPVFVKKGEVPGVTTDIRVDSCSNEMAVEYAAFPVSWSVVTTTDRIDKKAWDNMAEALDDQEKNGTDPSAQQFVIEGVDCETMSWPEKAGKRIYAVSCTGHKEFSHVTLEFAHRERAKLLAAKSVKQLLDKMLARL; from the coding sequence ATGACACTGGTTCGACTTGTTTTCCCAACGGTGATGGTCCTGCTATTCGGTACGCCCTGGAGTGTTGATGCCTTTGATTCCACGAGAGTGTGTGGGCTTCTGACGCCCCAAGAGTTAAAGACAGTTGGCATTACGCTCACCACACAAGGGTTGATGCCTACTGATCCAGTGTTCGTGAAGAAGGGTGAGGTGCCCGGAGTAACCACTGATATCCGGGTGGATAGTTGTTCAAACGAGATGGCTGTGGAGTATGCGGCGTTTCCGGTAAGTTGGTCGGTGGTGACGACTACAGATCGGATCGATAAAAAGGCGTGGGACAACATGGCCGAGGCGCTCGATGACCAAGAAAAAAATGGCACTGATCCTTCAGCGCAACAGTTCGTCATCGAGGGAGTGGATTGCGAGACCATGTCCTGGCCAGAGAAGGCGGGGAAACGAATCTATGCCGTGAGTTGCACTGGCCACAAAGAGTTTTCTCACGTCACCCTTGAGTTTGCGCATAGAGAGCGAGCCAAGCTTCTTGCCGCAAAGAGCGTCAAACAATTACTCGACAAAATGTTAGCGAGACTGTGA
- a CDS encoding MFS transporter (MaGe:77310559): MTSSRSFLLICTVGIFCFISYNMVRMPVLALFAEHLGAGPERIGLIVSVSTLTGVLLKLPSGALSDIYGRRLLLRIGVVAFGLPPFFYLFITDLNSLTALRFVHGMATAIFAPSALATVAELYRERRGAALGTYTACTQSGALLGPFVGGYLAHVAGFDLAFITAGVCGCIAIVLFYSLHLDVATPLVPQKGLRPVLAEMWKGFAIVARNRKVLITSATDGAKMIANGALMAFLPLYGLTVGLNPGEVGLLFTVQAGTSFLSKPIMGRVSDRVGRQPLIMVGLLICAATFVCIPHVSIFAVLLLLSAGFGFGEAVVSSSSSAFVADSSEFKTLGAGMGMQGTIGDIGHASGPLLAGILIANMSYAGAFTIIASLQVLAAMVFWITMRNR, encoded by the coding sequence ATGACGTCTTCACGCAGCTTTCTCTTGATCTGCACCGTCGGCATCTTTTGTTTCATCAGCTACAACATGGTGCGTATGCCGGTGCTGGCCCTGTTTGCCGAGCATCTTGGGGCAGGCCCTGAGCGGATTGGGCTGATTGTGTCTGTCTCGACGCTGACCGGCGTGCTGCTGAAACTGCCATCCGGCGCCTTGTCCGATATCTATGGCCGGAGATTGTTGCTGCGCATCGGCGTCGTGGCGTTCGGTCTACCGCCGTTTTTCTACCTGTTTATCACGGACCTGAATAGCCTGACGGCGTTGCGATTCGTGCATGGCATGGCCACGGCCATCTTTGCTCCGAGCGCATTAGCCACGGTCGCAGAACTGTATCGCGAACGCCGAGGCGCGGCGCTGGGGACCTACACGGCCTGCACGCAGTCCGGGGCGTTGCTCGGGCCGTTTGTCGGCGGGTATCTCGCCCATGTCGCCGGCTTCGATCTGGCATTCATCACAGCTGGGGTGTGCGGCTGTATCGCAATTGTGTTGTTTTACAGTTTGCACCTGGATGTAGCCACGCCGTTGGTGCCGCAGAAAGGTCTGCGACCGGTGCTGGCGGAAATGTGGAAGGGCTTCGCCATTGTCGCGCGCAACCGAAAGGTGTTGATCACTAGCGCGACCGACGGCGCGAAGATGATTGCCAATGGCGCGCTCATGGCGTTTCTGCCGCTCTATGGCCTCACCGTGGGATTGAATCCCGGCGAAGTCGGGTTGTTATTCACGGTTCAAGCCGGTACGTCATTTCTTTCCAAGCCAATCATGGGGCGCGTTTCCGATCGGGTCGGGCGGCAGCCGTTGATTATGGTCGGCCTGCTGATTTGCGCGGCTACGTTCGTCTGTATTCCCCATGTCTCGATCTTTGCCGTCTTGCTGCTGCTCTCAGCCGGATTCGGATTCGGCGAAGCCGTTGTGTCGTCTTCATCCTCTGCTTTTGTCGCGGATAGTTCAGAATTCAAGACGCTCGGAGCAGGCATGGGCATGCAGGGCACCATCGGCGACATCGGCCATGCCAGCGGGCCGTTGCTGGCCGGTATCTTGATAGCCAATATGAGTTATGCTGGAGCCTTCACAATTATCGCGAGCCTGCAAGTGCTCGCGGCCATGGTCTTCTGGATCACGATGAGGAATCGATAG
- a CDS encoding PeptidaseS9 domain-containing protein (MaGe:77310557), with protein sequence MWLLKAIYNLAMANVFTMRRATQFGYALLAWCCFAAAGESVWSAEPSPANQSLTGEVMSYLDETDSTKAESLLRQVLANPDATIDQVSRAIQTGRTYRPQPVGTMAEEQIAVRERTYHYALSVPLTYQPDKGYGLVVCLHGAGFSGEAYLERWQSRLGDDYILVCPTYPAGAWFTRQAEHLVLAMIERVQTQYHIDPDRVFLTGMSNGGIGTWLIGMHQAPRFAGIAPMASGLDSVLMPFLANLRTTPAYIIHGAKDQVMPVELSRTISRELAAIGYPHIYREHEREHPMAGGHFFPREELPDLVTWFNAQRRNPLPTALTVVREASHFQAFGWVRIDATDPIAAFAEDLVSKRDELTRQKRYARLDVSVTAPNRIEVETGLVQRYTLFLNDQLVDLSKPVTVVTNQQVSFEGPVTPSVETLLRQARARKDSRQLFTVQLPIQASKPAP encoded by the coding sequence ATGTGGTTGTTGAAGGCGATCTATAATCTAGCCATGGCAAATGTCTTCACGATGAGGCGCGCAACTCAGTTCGGATATGCTCTGCTGGCCTGGTGCTGTTTTGCCGCAGCGGGAGAGTCTGTCTGGTCCGCTGAACCCTCGCCCGCGAATCAAAGTCTCACCGGCGAAGTGATGTCGTATCTCGATGAGACGGATAGCACGAAGGCAGAGTCGTTGTTGCGACAAGTGTTGGCCAATCCTGATGCCACTATCGACCAGGTCAGCCGCGCGATTCAGACAGGCCGAACCTATCGGCCTCAGCCCGTTGGGACAATGGCGGAAGAGCAGATCGCGGTGCGTGAGCGCACCTACCACTATGCGCTCTCGGTTCCGCTGACGTACCAGCCGGACAAGGGCTATGGTCTGGTTGTTTGTCTGCACGGTGCGGGATTTTCCGGCGAGGCGTATTTGGAGCGATGGCAGAGCCGTTTAGGCGACGACTATATTCTTGTCTGTCCGACCTATCCGGCGGGCGCTTGGTTTACCAGGCAGGCGGAGCATCTTGTCCTGGCAATGATCGAACGGGTGCAGACGCAGTATCACATCGATCCGGACCGCGTATTTCTGACAGGTATGTCGAATGGCGGGATTGGAACCTGGTTGATTGGGATGCATCAGGCTCCGCGTTTTGCCGGCATTGCCCCAATGGCCAGCGGACTCGACAGCGTGCTGATGCCGTTTCTCGCCAATTTACGGACGACACCCGCGTACATCATTCATGGAGCCAAGGATCAAGTCATGCCGGTGGAGTTGAGCCGGACGATCTCGCGCGAGCTGGCGGCCATCGGCTACCCGCACATCTACCGTGAACATGAGCGCGAGCATCCCATGGCCGGCGGACATTTTTTCCCGCGCGAGGAGCTGCCCGACCTGGTGACCTGGTTTAACGCACAGCGCCGGAACCCGCTGCCGACAGCGCTGACGGTCGTCCGCGAGGCCAGTCATTTTCAAGCGTTCGGCTGGGTGCGCATCGATGCGACCGATCCGATCGCCGCGTTTGCGGAGGATCTGGTGTCCAAGCGCGATGAGCTGACCAGACAGAAGCGCTATGCCAGGCTGGACGTCTCGGTCACCGCGCCCAATCGCATCGAAGTCGAGACGGGGCTGGTGCAACGCTACACGCTGTTTCTGAACGATCAATTGGTGGATCTTTCGAAGCCGGTTACGGTGGTGACGAACCAGCAGGTGTCATTCGAGGGGCCGGTCACGCCGTCGGTTGAGACCTTGCTTCGTCAAGCGCGCGCGCGCAAAGATTCTCGCCAGCTCTTTACCGTGCAGTTGCCTATTCAGGCCTCGAAGCCTGCGCCATGA
- a CDS encoding hypothetical protein (Evidence 5 : Unknown function; MaGe:77310558) — translation MSGGAASRLVIKSASGVLASFRGSPYTSVNLRRKTYPLACDRSERVKPSLVCTSSPLCSLRPCLWNGASWRAGVGRVRTAAFLNGLRGILALLLVTMWSGQAQAESCHIAPQHAGVAFPVDRIDSAWGCRLQPIIDDFTTANKIGPIQTPLPESVYVYLLDRPPVAAALVNRLELGLYKAEARGPGLYWGDDGEGSVGFVELVYQDSNHRVYYLEGTHHSTLLPNVAGKAVVLLSMVAVKDAAGQEAVETTLVSYTRLDNRVLAGLVSLLRPLVGRTVSRKLTKGVEAVNQLGLEMRRDPDRVLFEATDPPPLPPEDVAFLKQALATMSHPSNMHEKEPVGR, via the coding sequence ATGAGCGGTGGCGCTGCGAGCAGGCTGGTGATAAAGTCCGCCAGCGGCGTTCTCGCGTCGTTCAGAGGCTCACCGTATACAAGCGTCAACTTGAGGCGAAAAACCTATCCGCTCGCATGTGATCGAAGCGAGCGGGTCAAGCCAAGCTTGGTATGTACCTCCTCGCCTCTTTGCTCGCTGCGGCCTTGCCTGTGGAACGGCGCGTCTTGGCGCGCCGGGGTTGGGCGGGTGAGAACCGCAGCCTTTCTGAACGGCCTGCGGGGCATCCTGGCGCTCTTGCTCGTCACCATGTGGTCCGGGCAGGCTCAGGCGGAATCCTGTCACATCGCGCCGCAGCATGCGGGCGTTGCCTTCCCCGTCGATCGTATTGACTCTGCATGGGGATGCCGTCTTCAGCCGATCATCGACGACTTTACGACCGCCAACAAAATCGGACCGATCCAGACGCCGCTGCCAGAGTCGGTGTATGTCTATCTACTGGATCGTCCGCCGGTCGCTGCCGCGCTCGTGAACCGCTTGGAGTTAGGATTATATAAAGCCGAAGCGCGCGGTCCTGGTCTGTACTGGGGAGACGATGGAGAAGGGAGCGTCGGATTCGTCGAGCTGGTCTATCAGGATTCGAACCATCGTGTGTATTATCTCGAAGGGACGCACCATAGTACGCTGCTGCCGAATGTCGCCGGCAAGGCGGTAGTGCTGCTCAGTATGGTGGCGGTGAAAGATGCCGCCGGGCAGGAGGCTGTCGAGACGACGCTGGTGTCTTATACGAGATTGGACAATCGTGTCTTGGCTGGACTCGTCTCGCTCCTGCGTCCGCTCGTCGGACGCACGGTGTCGCGCAAACTCACGAAGGGAGTCGAGGCGGTGAATCAGCTTGGGTTGGAAATGCGGCGAGATCCCGACCGTGTCTTGTTTGAAGCGACCGATCCCCCGCCATTACCGCCTGAAGATGTGGCCTTCTTGAAGCAGGCGCTCGCGACGATGTCCCATCCTAGCAACATGCATGAAAAGGAACCGGTCGGGCGATGA